DNA sequence from the Humidesulfovibrio mexicanus genome:
CATAAGCAGCGTGACAAGCATATCCACGACAAAATTTTCGAGACCGAGCGCCACCTCTACTTCGGCCGCACCCAGATTTTCGAGACGCGCGGCGTGTCCTTCAGCTCCACCCAGTACATAAGCAACAACTGGGACGGTTATCCTGACGAGACCAAGCAGTATCTGCACCGCATGGCCGAACGGCACGGCTTCGAGGATATCGCCGCTGCGGTGAATTCCCTGTCCGGGGCGCGGACCCTCATCATCGGCGATGGCATCATCGACGAGTACCACTACTGCACGGCCATGGGCCGGGCCGGCAAGTCCAACCTGGTGGTCAACAAGTACCTGACCCACGAGCGCTTCGCCGGCGGGGTGTTCGCCATCGCCAACCACGTGGCCTGCATCTGCGACCATGTGCGGCTGGTCACGGTGCTCGGACAGGACGACCCCGACGAGGAGTTCGTGTCCACCAGCCTCAAGTCGAACATTCAGGCCGATTTTTTCCACCGCGCCGATGGGCCGACCATCATCAAGAAACGCTACCTGGACATCCATTCCAACCAGAAGGTCTTTGAAGTCAATTACCTGAATGAGCGCGACATCGACGCCGACTGCGAGGACGCCGTGGTGCGGCATCTGGTCGAGGTGCTGCCCGAGTACGATGTGGTGCTGGTTTCCGACTTCGGCCACGGCTTCATTAGCCCGCGCATCATCCGCACGCTGGAGGAGCACGCGAAGCTGCTGTGCGTGAACACCCAGACCAACGCGGCCAACACCGGCTTCAACATGGTCACCAAGTACAGCGCCCCCCACTTCATCTGTCTGGACGAACCCGAAGCGCGGTTGGCCATGCAGAACCGTTTCGGCGACATCACCGATGTGCTCCAGAGCCTCGCCGCAGCGGTGCCGGCCCGCGAAGTCATCATCACTCTCGGCAAGAAGGGTTCCGTTGGCATGTCCCAGGGCGGCGCGCCGCGCTTCACGCCCATTTTCTCCTCGCGCGTGGTGGACACCATCGGCGCGGGCGATGCGGTGTTTTCCTACGCCGCCATCTGCTTTGCCTGCGGCCTGCCCCTGGAGCTGATCCAGTTCATCGGCAACGTGGTGGGAGCGTTGGCCGTGCAGATCGTCTGCAACAAGAAATCCGTGGAGAAGCACGAGCTGCTGCAGTTCATTTCCGTGATTTTGCAGCGGAAGGACCCGACGCCTTCCGGCGCGGCCTGAGTGGCCGGTCTTTTGTTTCCATCCCCCCCGCTGGACAGGGGGTAATTCAGACGTTCCCGGTCGCCAGCGCCGGTGCAAGCAGGGACTATCGCTCATGGACAAGTTCAAAATCGACAGCCACAAACTCAACTACCATCCGGCGCGGGTCGCCGCCTGGGCCGACGGCGAGTGTATCGCCCCAATCTATATGGAAATCAGCCCCTCGGGCGCGTGCAACCACCGCTGCACTTTCTGCGGGCTGGACTTCATGGGCTACGGCCCCCACCGCCTGGACACCGCCATGCTTAAGGACCGGCTTGCGGAAATGAGCGCCATGGGCCTGAAAAGCGTCATGTACGCGGGCGAGGGCGAGCCTTTTCTGCATCCGGACATGGTCGATATCGTCCTGCACACCAAGGCCGTCGGCATAGACGTGGCGCTCACCACCAACGGCACGCTCATGACCGAGGATGCGGCCCGGAGCGTCCTGCCGGTGACCAGTTGGATCAAGGTGAGCTGCAACGCTGGCGACGCCGAAACCTATGCCGCCGTGCACCGCACCAAGGCCGCGCACTTCGACCTTGCCGTCAAGAACATGGCCAGGGCCGTGGAGCTGCGCCGCGAACTGGGCAGCGCCTGCACGCTTGGCGTGCAGAGCCTGCTGCTGCCGGAGAACCGCGCCAGCCTGCCGACGCTGGCCCGGACCGCCCGCGACATCGGCCTGGACTATCTGGTGGTCAAGCCCTACTCGCAGCATCCGTCAAGCGTCACCGACCGCTACAAGGACGTGAGCTACCAGGACGCCGAGCAATTCGCCGAGGAATTGCGCGCCCTGTCCACCGACAGCTTCAACGTGGTGGTGCGCCAGAGCGCCATGCGCAAGTGGGACGAGAAGTCGCGGCCCTATGGCAAGTGCCAGGCCCTGCCCTTCTGGTCCTACGTCGACTCGCGCGGCGGGGTGTGGGGGTGCAGCGTGTTCCTGGGTGAGGAGCGCTTCCTCTACGGCAACATCAACGAGACGGGCTTTGCGGATATCTGGTCCGGCGAGACCCGGCGCAAGTCCCTGGCGTGGTTCGACGCCGAGTTCGACTGCTCCGGCTGCCGCGTGAACTGCCGCATGGACGAGATCAACCGCTACCTGTGGGAACTCAAGCACCCCGGGCCGCACGTCAATTTCATCTAGGGGACAGCGGTGCAGACCATTCCCGCCCAAGCCGACCTCGACCTGCTGTGGATGCTGCTGCTGATCCGCCGCTTCGAGGAGAAGATCTGCGAGGTGTACGCCGCGCAGGACATGAAGACCCCGGTGCACCTGTGCATCGGCCAGGAAGCGGTGTGCGCCGGTGTCTGCGCCCATCTGCGCCAGGAAGACTACCTCTCCACCACCCACCGCGGCCATGGCCACTGCCTCGCCAAGGGCATGGCCCCGTATCGGCTCTATGCCGAATTCTACGGCCGCGCCGACGGCTGCTGCGGGGGCAAGGGCGGCTCCATGCACCCGGCCGATCCGGATATCGGTATCCTGGGCACCTCGGCGATTGTGGGCGGCGGCATCCCCACGGCGGTGGGCACGGCCCTGGCCAGCTTCCTGCGCGGCGAAGATCGCGTATCCGTGGTGTTTTTTGGTGATGGCGCTTCCGAGGAGGGCGTGTTCCACGAGAGCCTGAACTTCGCGGCGTTGAAGCGGCTGCCCGTGGTGTTCGTGTGCGAGAACAACGCCTATGCCGCGGGCTCTCCCATCGCCCTGCGCCAGCCCCATCAGGACGTGTGGCGCCATGCGGCAGGATACGGCATCCCCGGCGTCGGGCTGGACGGCAACGATGCGCGGGCGGTGTTCAGCGCCGCGGCCGAAGCCGTGTCCCGCGCCCGCGCAGGCCACGGCCCAACGCTTCTGGACTGCAAGACGTACATCTGGAAGGGCCATGTCGGACCGGACTGCGACTGCGCCCGGGGGGTGCGGCCCCTGGCCGAGCTGGAGGCCTGGATGGAGCGCTGTCCCTTGGCATTGCACCGTTCACGGCTGTTTGCCGAGGGCCGTGTCGCCGAGGCGGAATACGCCGCGCGCATGGCCGAAATCGACGCCCGCCTGGACGCAGACATCGCCAAGGCCAGGGTTGCGCCTTTCCCTGACCCGGATTCCCTTCTCACCCACGTTTACCACCAGAGGCCGTAAGCCATGCCTTGGACGAAAATCATTCTCGACAAGGGCGAGGCCTTGACCGAACTGGGCCAGGCCGGGCTGCGCGCCGCGACCTACTGCGAGGCCCTGCACGAGGCGCACGCCCAGCTTCTGGAGTCCGATCCGTCCGTGTTTCTTCTGGGAGAAGGGCTGCTTGAACCCAGCGGCGCCTTCGGCACCGTGCTGGGCCTGCCCGAGCGCTTCGGCCCGCGCCGCGTCATGGATATCCCCCTGGCCGAAAACGGCATGACCGGAGTCGCCATTGGCGCGGCTTTGGCCGGAATGCGGCCCATTTTCATTCACATGCGCGTGGACTTCGTGCCCATGTGCATGGACCAGCTGGTGAACCACGCGGCCAAGTGGTGCTACATGACGGGAGGCAGATCCCATGTCCCCCTTGTGGTGCGCAGCATCATCGGCCGGGGCTGGGGTTCGGCTGCGCAACACTCCCAGGGTCTGCACGGCCTGTTCGCACAGATTCCGGGCCTCAAGGTCGTTCTGCCCAGCACGCCCTATGATGCCAAGGGCCTGCTCATTGCGGCTGTGCGCGATGGCAACCCGGTGCTTTCCATAGAGCACCGCTGGCTTTACGCCAACACGGGCTACGTTCCCGAGGAAATGTACGAGGTGCCGCTGGGCCAGGGCGTTGTGCGCCGCACGGGGCGCGACGCCACCATCGTTGCCGTGTCGCACATGGCGTGGGCGGCCATACGCGCCGCAAACATCCTGGCCGAGGAGGGCATCGACGTGGAGGTCATCGACCCGCGCACGGTGCGGCCTCTGGATGTCGAGCTCATCCGAGGGTCCGTGGAGCGCACCGGACGCCTGGTGGTGGCCGACGTGGCCTGTCCCGGCGGCGGCGTTGCGGCCGAAATCGTCGCCAGCGTGGCTGAATCCGGCGCGGTGAGAAAGCTGAAGGCCCCCGTGCGCCGGGTGTGCTTTCCGGACGCCCCCACGCCCGCCAGTCCGCCGCTGGAGGCCGCCTATTATCCTGATCATACCCACATCGCGGCTGCCGTGCGCGAGACAATGAAGGCCTAGACGGATGGAGAAGACGTTAAGCATTGTGATACCGGCCTACAACGAAGAGGCCAACATCCGGGCCACGGTGGAGGACATCCTCTGGGCCATCGGCGACCGCTTTCACGACTTCGAGTTGATCATCGTTGACGACGGCAGCGCCGACGCCACGGGCCGGATCATCGACGAATTGGCCGCTTCCAACCGGCATATCCGGGCCGAGCACAACCCGCACAACATGGGTTTCGGCGCATCCTACAAGCGCGGCGTGAGCCTGGCCCGCATGAACTACGTGGGCATCATCCCCGGCGACAACGAGATCGTGGGGCATTCCATCGCGGCCATTCTGGATCTGGTGGGAAGCGCGGACATCATCGTGCCCTTCACCATGAACATGGAAGTGCGGCCGTACTCGCGCCGTTTGTTTTCGCGGCTCTACACCCTGATCATGAACATGCTTTTCACCTGCGAGCTGCAGTACTACAACGGCCCGGTGATCCACCGCCGGGACGTGCTCATGTCCACGCCCATCAACACCAGCGGCTTCGCCTTCCAGTCCACGCTCTTGGTGCGGCTTGTGCGCAGCGGACGCTCGTTCATCGAGGTGCCCATGTACCTTCGGCCGCGCCTGGGCGGGCGGTCCACGGCCCTCAAGCCCAAGAACGTGGTCAGCGTGTGTCTGGCCATCGCCCGCCTGGTCAAGACCATCCACTTTGACGAAAAGCGCCGGTACGCGCAGCCCGTGAACCGCATCCTGTTTCCGGGAATGCCGGCCAGCGTGCTTGTGCAGGGCGTAAAGCCGCAAGGTCCGGACCGATGACCGGGATGCTCCTGGGCGGCCTGGGGCTGTTCGCCCTGTGCCAGCTGGTGCATATCGCCGTGTGGCGCGTGCGCATCCCAGAGGCCTATCCGCTTTGGCTGCTGGGGATCTTCGTGGTCCTGCCCACGGTTGGTCTGGCGTGCTGGCTGCTGTGGCTGGCCGCCTCAGGCAGTGCGCTTTTCGGCCCCGGGCTGTTGATCCAGTGTTTTGGGGCCTGGGTGTTGCACGGCGGGTTGAGCGGGGTTTACGCCATCGCCTATCCGGGCGTCATCCATTTCAGTCCCACCACGGAAATCGCCAAGGCCATCGCCGCCAGCGGCACCCGCGGCCTTCGCGCCGCCGAGTTGGACATGCCGTTGTTCGGGGCCGAGCACATGGTGGGGATGCGCATTGAGAACCTGCTCAAGGCCGGCATGATTGAGCGCCGTGACGGGCGTTTGGCGGCTACGGTCAAGGGCGCGCGCATCGCCAGGGTCTTCGTGTCCTTCCGCAGGATGCTGGCCCTGCCCGAATTGGGGGGCGGCTGATGGATCCGCGCCTGTCCCTGATTCTTGTGCTGCTGGCCTCGCCGTTGTTGGTGTTCGCCATCAACATCGCTGTACACCGGGTCTACCGCCGCCTGGGACGGCCGATCGTGCCACAGCGCACGGTGTTGTTTTGCGCCCTTTGGGCCAACGTCCCGGTGCTGGCGGCGGCTTGGCTCCTGGCCGTCTGCCGCATGGAAGGCGGCATGGAGCAGGCCCTTGGCATGGCCTTCGCCCTGTGCCTGCACAATGTCCTGGGCTGCTTCTATTACCAATGCTTTGCCTTGAGCGAGAACTCCCTGCACATCCACGCCCTTGTCAAGGTGCATCTGGGGGCTGGAGCGGAAATGGACGCCGAGGCCGACGCCGAGCGCCGGGCCATGGACGCCCATGCCGAAACCGGCGAGGCCATGGCCGTGCGCCTGGTGCGGCTGGTCGAGTTGGGGCAGATTCGTGAAGAAAACGGCCGATATTATGCCACTGGCGGGGTTTTTCTGGTGGTGGCGCGGCTGTTTGATTTTTGGCGTGCGCTGCTTGGCTGCGGCGATCCGCTCTCGCGCCGACGCCGCGGCTAGCCGCTTCTACATCTGCTCGCGCCGCAGCAGCCGGCCGATGCTGAACTGCAGGCTGTGCGCGCTCAGCATCCCCAGGCCAATGTTCGCCGCAGTGACCAGTGCGTGGGCGAGGATGCCCACTGCAAGGGCCTGCTCCGCCCCGATGCCGAACATGGACAGGACCAGCACCGTGGCCCCGTGCACAGTGCCCACGCCTGAAGGGGTGGACACGAGCATAATGCCGACGATGGTCAGGAAGGTGACGAAGATTGCGGCCGTGGGAGACGGGTCCGGGATCACCGAGAGCATGCCGAAGTAGTTCAAGGCCACGATGAAGCCCCAGCAGCACAGCGCCAGCAGAAAGACCGGGAGCGAAGTGCGCAGCCGGAACAGCGACCTCAGCCCGCCGATGCCCGCGCGCAGCCGCGCCAGGGTGGATTCCGTGCCCAGGGGGAGGCGGTCCAGGATCTTGCGCGCAAGCGACATGAGGGGCTCCTCAAAGAGCACCGCCACAAGCATAAGCAACACAATGCCGCCGAAGGCCGCCACGTAGTATACCCAGCTGTTCGCAAGACTTACGGCGGCGGCGCCGTGGGGCGAGAATCCCGGCAGCGCGGCCAGGAAGACGAGCAGGATGGCGATGAGTCCGATGAGCCGGTCGACAAAGAGCCAGGACAGGACTTCCGCCCCGCCGCCCGGAACCTGGCGGGACAAAAGCAGGGTCATGGCCAGTTCGCCGGCGCGGAAGGGCAGCAGGCTGTTGACCATGTTGCAAACATTGTTGGCGTGGTAGAGCGCGCGCAGGGGAACGGCGCGGTCCATGAGCACATACAGCCGCAAGACGTGCGCCAAAATGTTTGCCAGGTGGCAGGCCAGCAGGGCTACCAGGGGCCAGGGCCGCGCCGCGAGCAGCAGTTCACCCAGGCGGCGCAGGTCAATGACCGCGCAGGCTGCGGCGATCAGCCCGGCAAGCAGCAGGGCCGGGGGGATGTAGCGGCGGACAAGGCCCCTGACGTCAGCCGTTTGCGCGGCTTTAGCCAAGTGACCGTGCCCGCTGCACGGCGTCGATCCAGTGGTGCAGGATGGCGGCGTGGCTGGTTTCCGCGTGGCTGTAAGACTGCGCGGGCACATAGATGTTCAGGTCGCCCAGGCTCCGTAGCGTGTTCTCCGGGCTCATGGCCGAGAGCGTGACCACGGTGCCCCGCAGTTCCCTGGCGCGCTTGGCCGCCTTGACAACATTCGGAGAATTTCCCGAACTGCTTACGAGCACGACCATGTCGCCCTGGCGCATCTGCCAGGAAAGGGGCTCGGAAAAGACGTCTTCGTAGGACAGATCGTTGCCGACGCAGGTGATGAGCGCGGCATCGGTGAACACCATGGAGCGGATCCGGACGTTTTTTGCGATGTCCGCGGAAAAATGACTGGCCATGGAAGCACTTGCCCCATTCCCAGCGAAAAACACACAACCGCCGCCATGCGCCAGGTCCACGGTGCGCTCCACCCAGGCGTCCAACCCTGCGGAGCCAAGCTCTTGGCCGTTTGCATCGCGCAGCGATAGCGCGCGCATCACGGCCGAGAGATCACAAACGTATTGTTCCCAGCTGACTGTGTGCATTCGACCTGCATCCATGCGTTGATGGTGGTTGCCTGCGGCTTTGCCGCAATACGAGTGTGCGACGACTACTCGATTTCGTGCCGTGTTGCAACCTGGTGCCCGCGCGCGGGTTCCGCCCCCGCCGTGACGCGCTGCGCCTTCCCACGCTTTCTGGTGTACTTTGGCCGACCCTTGGTTTATAGAATTTCGCTTGAGGCAAGCTGGGACCGGAGCCCGCTGCTTTGCCGGTTCTGGAGGATGAGGTGTCAACACCGTCGACGATGCGGCCCAGCGTGAATCCTAACGCCCTCGGACTGGTCATCGCCCTCGCGGCGACATGCCTCGCCGCGCTGGCCTTGCTCCTGCCCGCCGCACATGGGTCGCAGGGTCCCTGCGGCTACCTTATCTCCTATTCCACAGCGGACACCAGTTCCCAGCGGCTCGCGCACAAGCTGCTGCTTTGTCTTCTCGCCGCGCTGGGGCTGCTGAGCCCCTGGCTGGCTGGGGCGTTGGGCGGTTTGCTCGGCCCGGCGAAGACCGCCGCGGTGAACCGCTTCGCGGCTCGTCTTCGGAGAATTCCGGCCCTGTTCGCTCTGCCGGTGTTGCTGCTGGCGCTTTGGGTCTATAAGGGCGTGGACAAGGACCAGAACCTGCTGGGGCTGGCCGTGTTTGGGGGATTGTACTTCTTTGGCGGTCGCTTGGCCGCCAACCGGACTGCACGCTGTCTGTGCGGGGCGGGCCTCGTCATCTACGCGCTTTTTCTGCTGTTGCCGGGGTTTTGGGGAACGTACACCTTTGGCGCGGCTCTCGAGCCTGCGCTCATGCATTATTTCGGCCAACTTGGCCTGGCCCCTCTGCTGGCCGCTGGCGGCGATGTCCTCGCCAACAAGCAGGCGTTCTACGGGCTGCTGCCCCAAACGCTGCTGGCCACCGCGCAGCGCATGGGCGCGCACATGGATATGGGGGGCTATGTCCTGTTCGTCCAGGCCTCCCAGGTGGTTTTTACCCTGCTTGGAGTGCTGGGCTATCGTCTACTGGCCCCCTCGCGTCCCCTGGCCAGTCTGTTTTGCGTGGGGCTTTGGTTGCCCTGGATCAGCACCTCGGGGGTCGCCATCCTCGGCCCCACCGCTTCCGGGCTGCGCTTCATGAATTTCCCCGTGGCCATCCTGGTGTTGCTCTGCGCCGGACGTTTGCCTGACCGCATCAGAAGTCTGGTGTTCGGGCTGACCGCCGGTTTTGCGCTTCTGCACAACCTGGAAACGGGCATCTGCGTCTTCCTGAGCTTTGCCGTGTACAACGTGATTTCACGGCCTCCGAGCCGTTTTTTGGCAATGCTGCGGGACGAACTGTTGCTTCTGGCCGGATGTCTTATGTCTTTTGCGGCTTTTCTTCTCCTGTTTCACCTGGGGCTGGACCGCTGGCCCACGGCAAGCTCGGCGGACCTGTTTCAGTTCATCCGCCTCTTCTCGTCGGGCTTCGCCGGGCTGCCTCTGTATTTTGACCCGCTCGCCCTGCTGGTTCTGCTGTACCCCGCCTGCCTGATTGCGCGGCTGACCCGCGTCTGGCTCGGAGCGGGGCTCTCGGAACGGATGCGGTTCAAGTTCTGTGTCTCGTTTCTCATCCTGCTTTGGCTGGCCTACTACTTCAACAGGGTGCACCGCCAGAATCTGTGGTCCCATACATTCCTGCTGACGTACCTGCTGCTTGACCTGCTGCCGAACCCGACGAACATCCTGGCTCGGCTGCAAAGCGGCCTGCGCCGGAAACGCGCCGAGGTCCCGGCCATGGCCCTGGTGCTGGTGTTCATATTGGGGCCGACCTTCATGAACAACGGCCTGTCCGAGGTCAAGGTCGTGTGGCGCGCGCTGGCGCAGCGCATTGCTTTGGAACGCAATCCTTCGGGGCAGGAGCGGTTGTCCGGCCTTTGGCTTGACGCGCAGGAGGCCCGGGACATTCGGGAGAGAAGTCTGGTCGTCCGCCGCTTGGCTGCAGAAAAGCGCCTCTTTTTCGTCGGCCCGAACATGTTCCTGCTGCAACTGGAGAGCGGGGTGTTTTTCCCTTTGCCCGCACAGGACCTGCTGACGGAAAGCCTCTCCCCGGAGGGCTTTGCGCGTAATGTCGCGGCCGTTAGGGCATATGCCCCGGATGTGGTGCTCCTCTCCGATGGAGGCGGGTCGCGACTCGTGTTTCTGGAGCGCAAGGCCTTCATCTCCAAGGTTCTCGCTTCGCTGGGGCAGGAGTATGGCACGGTGGGCAGCGAGGGGGGCTGGCTGGTGCTGGAGCGCGTCCGGCCTGCCGCGGCACAGTGACCCGGGGCCGGACGTCCACGCGGAGGCGTGTTTGACCGTTGTCCGGAACTCCATTATATTTTTCACGTTCGGCCTTTGAGCCGGAAGGGTCGGAAGCTTACGGCCTTCGACAGTACAACCCTGAAATCATGGAGTCCTCATGGAAACGGTTCTGGTCATCGGGAGCAATTCTTTTTCCGGCAGCGACTTCATCGACTTGCTGCTCTCCGAGCGCGAGTACAAGGTCTTGGGCGCCAGCCGTTCCCCGGAGAAGGACGACCTTTTTCTGTCCTACAAGGGCAATCCCAACCGCGCCCGGTTCAGTTTTCATCAGGTGGACCTGAATCACGACTTGGCGGCGCTGTTGTCCCTTATTGAGGCGGAGCGGCCAGCATACATCGTCAATTTTGCTGCCCAGAGCGAAGTCGCCCCCAGTTGGGAGAATCCTGGACAGTGGTTCCAGACCAACGCCGTGGCTTTGGCGAACCTCGCCATCCGCCTGAAGGACATGCCGTTCATCAAGCGTTATGTGCACATATCCTCGCCCGAGGTCTACGGCCCCTGCGAAGGAGTGGTGAAGGAGGACGCCCGGTACAATCCCAGCACGCCCTATGCGGCGTCCAAGGCCGCAAGCGACTTGATGCTGCTGACGTTGTACAAGAATTTCAATTTCCCGGTCTCCACCGTTCGCGCCACGAACGTATACGGCGCACACCAGCAGCTGTTCAAGATCATCCCGCGCACGGTGATCTACCTGAAGAGCGGCCGCACCATCGAACTGCACGGAGGAGGAAAGGCCGTCAAGTCCTACGTGCATATCCGCGACGTGTCCCAGGGCGAATTGCAGGTCATGGAGCGGGGCAACAACGGCGATATCTACCACTTTTCCCCCGATGGCGGCGTGGCCGTTCGCGACGTTGTGGCGACCATCTGCCAGCGCATGGGGAAGGACTTCGACTCCAGCGTGAAGACCGTAACCGAGCGGCTTGGACAGGATAAGGCCTATATCATCGACTCCACCAAGGCGCGCACTGAACTGGGCTGGGCCCCCCGTGTCGGGCTGGACCAGGGCCTGGAAGGCGTGGTCCGGTGGGTGGACAGGTATTGGGAGGCCATCCAGAAGCAGCCGTTGGGCTACGTTCACAAGCCATAGACAAAACACTGCTTTTTTCTCTCTTGCGAATTGCCCGGACCGGACAGGGGCACGGGAGGGCTGGCGGTCGTGTGACCTTTGGCTGGACAGGTCAGGCGTCCGTCTGGGTCCGTCTGGGGCCACTTGCCCGACCGGGCGGGCTCGCGTAAGCTTCCGCCCATGCGAATCCTGTATTTGGGCGACATCGTGGGCCGACCGGGCCGCACGGCGGTCAAACGCCATTTGGCGGCCATCCGCGCGGAGTTGGGCGTGGACCTTGTGTTCGCCAACGGCGAAAACGCCTCCGGCGGGCTCGGACTCTCGGCGGAGGGCGCAAAGGAACTGTTCAGCGCGGGCATTGATGCCCTGAGCAGCGGCAACCACATCTGGAAGTTCAAGGACATGCCCTCGTTCATGGACCGCGAGCCCAGGCTTGTGCGGCCCGCCAACTATCCGCCCGGGCTGCCCGGCAGGGGCTGGACCGTGTTGGAGAATCCGGGGCTGTCGCCCGTGGCGCTCATCAACCTTATGGGCCGAACATACATGGCCCCCCTGGACTGCCCGTTCCGCATGGCCGACGCCATTTTGGCGGAGCTCGACGCCACGCGACCGGATGTGCGCATCCGGCTGGTGGATTTCCATGCCGAGGCCACAAGCGAGAAGGCGGGCCTGGGCTGGCATTTGGACGGGAGGGTCAGCGCGGTGCTGGGCACGCACACCCACGTGCAGACGGCGGACGCGCGGCTGCTTGGGCGGGGCACGGCCTTCATCACCGACCTGGGCATGAGCGGACCGGTGGATTCCTGCCTGGGCATGAGCGTTGCGCCCATTCTGCGGAAGTTCTTGACTGCCGCGCCGGAACGGTTTGAAGTGGCCAGCGGCCCTGTCGCCTTGTGCGGGGCTGTCCTTGATATCGACGACGAAAGCGGTCAGGCGCGGAACATCGCGGCCTGGCGTTTTGACGCAGACTAAACGTGGAGCGAGCATGAACATTTTCGATGAGCTTTCCTGGCGCGGGCTGGTGCACCAGGTGTCGGACGCCGATGGCGTGCGCAAATACCTCGATGCCCCGGGGCAGACCATGTACTGCGGCTTCGACCCCACGGCCGAAAGCCTGCACATCGGCAATCTGGTGCCGCTTCTTTCCCTGGTGCGGATGCTGCGCGCCGGGCACAAACCGTTGTTCCTGCTGGGCGGCGCCACGGGCCTCATCGGCGACCCATCCGGCAAGGACAAGGAACGCGAGCTTTCCGACACCGCCGCCGTGCACGCCCGCGTGGCCCGCATCAAGGCCCAGATTGAGGCCTTTGTGGAGCGCAACACCGGCGTTCTGCCCACCGTGGTGAACAACTACGACTGGGTCAAAGACATGAGCGCCATCGAGCTGCTGCGCGATGTGGGCAAGTACTTCACCGTCAATTGGATGCTGGCCAAGGAATCCGTGCGCGGCCGCATCGAGCGCGACGAGGTGGGCATTTCCTACACCGAGTTCAGCTACATGATCCTGCAGGGCTACGACTACTATCACCTCTGCAAGGAATACGGCTGTCGGCTGCAGATCGGCGGCGGCGACCAGTGGGGCAACATCACCACCGGCTGCGAGTTCATCCGCAAAAAAGGCGCAGGCGAGGCCTACGCCCTCACCTTCCCGCTCATCACCACGGCATCCGGCAAGAAGTTCGGCAAAAGCGAGAAGGGCGCCATCTTCATGAGCGCCAGCCATACCAGCCCCTACGCCTTCTACCAGTTCTGGATCAATACAGAGGACGCTGACGTTGCCCGTTTCCTCAAGTACTACACCTTCCTTTCCCAGGAGGAGGTCGCCGCACTGGCCGCGGAGGTGGAGCGCGCCCCCCAGGAGCGCGCCGCCCAGAAGGCCCTCGCCGCCGCCACCACCATCATGGTCCACGGCGAGGATGAGCTGAAAAAGGTCCTCGCCGCTACCGAGGCGCTCTTCGGCAAGGGCGACCTGCGCGCCATCGACCACGG
Encoded proteins:
- the tyrS gene encoding tyrosine--tRNA ligase, coding for MNIFDELSWRGLVHQVSDADGVRKYLDAPGQTMYCGFDPTAESLHIGNLVPLLSLVRMLRAGHKPLFLLGGATGLIGDPSGKDKERELSDTAAVHARVARIKAQIEAFVERNTGVLPTVVNNYDWVKDMSAIELLRDVGKYFTVNWMLAKESVRGRIERDEVGISYTEFSYMILQGYDYYHLCKEYGCRLQIGGGDQWGNITTGCEFIRKKGAGEAYALTFPLITTASGKKFGKSEKGAIFMSASHTSPYAFYQFWINTEDADVARFLKYYTFLSQEEVAALAAEVERAPQERAAQKALAAATTIMVHGEDELKKVLAATEALFGKGDLRAIDHGTLAAALESAPARDYQFDALPDLPQLLVDLSLSPSKGQARKDIQAGAISINGQKVAEARNLTEDDFLGEVNATFGAFSVLRKGKKNYGLVRLG
- a CDS encoding GDP-mannose 4,6-dehydratase; translation: METVLVIGSNSFSGSDFIDLLLSEREYKVLGASRSPEKDDLFLSYKGNPNRARFSFHQVDLNHDLAALLSLIEAERPAYIVNFAAQSEVAPSWENPGQWFQTNAVALANLAIRLKDMPFIKRYVHISSPEVYGPCEGVVKEDARYNPSTPYAASKAASDLMLLTLYKNFNFPVSTVRATNVYGAHQQLFKIIPRTVIYLKSGRTIELHGGGKAVKSYVHIRDVSQGELQVMERGNNGDIYHFSPDGGVAVRDVVATICQRMGKDFDSSVKTVTERLGQDKAYIIDSTKARTELGWAPRVGLDQGLEGVVRWVDRYWEAIQKQPLGYVHKP
- a CDS encoding SIS domain-containing protein is translated as MDAGRMHTVSWEQYVCDLSAVMRALSLRDANGQELGSAGLDAWVERTVDLAHGGGCVFFAGNGASASMASHFSADIAKNVRIRSMVFTDAALITCVGNDLSYEDVFSEPLSWQMRQGDMVVLVSSSGNSPNVVKAAKRARELRGTVVTLSAMSPENTLRSLGDLNIYVPAQSYSHAETSHAAILHHWIDAVQRARSLG
- a CDS encoding TIGR00282 family metallophosphoesterase, whose protein sequence is MRILYLGDIVGRPGRTAVKRHLAAIRAELGVDLVFANGENASGGLGLSAEGAKELFSAGIDALSSGNHIWKFKDMPSFMDREPRLVRPANYPPGLPGRGWTVLENPGLSPVALINLMGRTYMAPLDCPFRMADAILAELDATRPDVRIRLVDFHAEATSEKAGLGWHLDGRVSAVLGTHTHVQTADARLLGRGTAFITDLGMSGPVDSCLGMSVAPILRKFLTAAPERFEVASGPVALCGAVLDIDDESGQARNIAAWRFDAD